The proteins below are encoded in one region of Apium graveolens cultivar Ventura chromosome 4, ASM990537v1, whole genome shotgun sequence:
- the LOC141716932 gene encoding uncharacterized protein LOC141716932 isoform X3 yields MFLHRRHILRNLFLPTSTFKFSYVAGMYSDRSDGESEEELEEDVNYTSYEEMKLPTGSITEYATLGPLNVRCSKCEAWMWKEECVNKSVTRGISIFPCVVQKVKSNYPKRNKLLLSFGSYVMIKHTLIDLAMVCVCIIVSLHSHPLMGRLIIQSITGGGGLTSID; encoded by the exons ATGTTCCTCCACAGAAGACACATATTGCGCAACCTTTTTTTACCAACTTCCACATTTA AGTTCTCATATGTTGCAGGAATGTATAGTGATCGGTCTGATGGCGAATCGGAGGAAG AATTGGAGGAAGATGTCAATTATACCTCCTATGAGGAAATGAAACTTCCTACTGGAT CTATAACGGAGTACGCTACACTAGGCCCTCTCAATGTCCGTTGTAGCAAATGTGAAGCATGGATGTGGAAGGAAGAATGTGTAAACAAAAGTGTTACCCGTGGAATATCTATTTTTCCCTGTGTGGTGCAAAAGGTCAAATCAAACTACCcaaagagaaacaaactccttCTTTCATTTGGCAGCTACGTAATGATAAAGCATACTCTCATAGATTTAGCGATGGTATGCGTTTGTATAATTGTATCTTTGCATTCACATCCACTGATGGGAAGGTTGATAATTCAATCAATAACCGGGGGGGGGGGGCTTACATCTATAGACTAA